The Papaver somniferum cultivar HN1 chromosome 3, ASM357369v1, whole genome shotgun sequence genome includes a region encoding these proteins:
- the LOC113361018 gene encoding START domain-containing protein 10-like, with protein MSNLAHSWSISDESLRRFVHFASEGCIQELLSASDSTCCSSRKVNGTNGHRKQHNSNNNNHDGWNRVPSINTDDHDGVEISKRRSAGNSFHIFRSRWLLRSVSPEQFITVANAIDAAKQWDSDLVEAKYIKDLGENLSIISLRYGDGSKPLFKNREFIVYERRETMDDGTLVVAVASLPKEIAAGLYPKRSNAIRGLLLQSGWVVERFEKDSCMVTYVVQLDPAGWLPKFFVNRLNTKLVMIIDKLAQACLQIN; from the exons ATGAGCAACCTAGCTCACTCTTG gTCTATAAGTGATGAATCACTAAGAAGATTTGTGCACTTCGCAAGTGAAGGTTGCATACAAGAACTCTTATCAGCTTCAGATTCAACTTGTTGTAGTAGTAGGAAGGTGAATGGTACTAATGGTCACAGAAAACAgcataatagtaataataataaccaTGATGGATGGAATAGGGTTCCTAGTATAAACACAGATGATCATGACGGTGTTGAGATATCAAAGCGTAGATCGGCCGGTAATTCGTTTCATATTTTCCGAAGTCGCTGGTTACTTAGATCAGTCTCGCCGGAACAGTTCATAACCGTCGCCAATGCTATCGATGCCGCAAAG CAATGGGACTCAGATCTTGTAGAGGCTAAGTACATAAAAGATCTTGGAGAAAACCTTAGCATTATTAGTCTCAGATATGGAGATGGATCAAAACCTTTATTTAAGAACAGAGAATTCATCGTCTACGAACGACGCGAAACTAtggatgatggtaccctg GTGGTTGCAGTAGCTTCTCTGCCAAAAGAGATAGCGGCAGGATTATACCCAAAGCGGAGCAATGCGATTCGAGGACTTCTGTTGCAGTCAGGATGGGTGGTTGAAAGATTTGAAAAGGATTCTTGTATGGTAACTTACGTTGTTCAG TTGGATCCTGCAGGATGGTTGCCCAAGTTCTTTGTGAACAGACTGAATACGAAGCTGGTAATGATCATTGACAAACTAGCTCAAGCTTGCCTGCAGATCAATTGA
- the LOC113355546 gene encoding probable aquaporin TIP5-1, translating into MASMMGTPATTRSLHDRLKHSINRTALRSYLAEFISTFLFVFVVIGSIMASRELLPDGTITSDPSCLVAVAFANAFALSTAVYIFGASSSSDAKSASSGAHVNPAVTFGLAVGGHISIPTALFYWIMQLLASSMACLFLRVATADHVVPTHAIAVEMTGFGASIIEGVTTFTLVYTIYAARDARKGPLSAIGPIAIGFVAGGNVLATGPFSGGSMNPACSFGSALVNGSFKNQAVYWVGPLIGGAIAGLVYDNVVFPVTFVQHSAVDSGINDGHGTNSNSGF; encoded by the coding sequence ATGGCTTCAATGATGGGGACTCCTGCAACAACGAGATCGTTACATGACCGTTTGAAGCATTCGATCAATCGAACTGCACTTAGATCGTATCTCGCAGAATTCATTTCAACTTTTCTGTTTGTATTTGTTGTCATTGGTTCAATAATGGCATCCCGCGAGTTACTACCTGATGGAACAATCACATCCGACCCGTCGTGCCTGGTGGCTGTAGCATTTGCAAATGCATTCGCATTATCAACCGCAGTTTACATATTTGGCGCATCATCATCGTCAGATGCTAAATCCGCATCATCAGGAGCACATGTGAATCCCGCTGTAACTTTCGGATTGGCAGTGGGTGGTCATATCAGCATTCCAACTGCATTATTTTACTGGATCATGCAGTTGCTTGCTTCATCAATGGCTTGCCTTTTCTTACGAGTTGCAACAGCCGATCATGTTGTCCCAACCCATGCCATTGCTGTCGAGATGACCGGATTCGGGGCGTCAATCATTGAAGGTGTCACAACATTTACACTAGTCTACACAATTTACGCTGCAAGAGATGCAAGAAAAGGCCCTCTCAGTGCGATAGGACCTATCGCAATTGGGTTTGTCGCCGGTGGAAATGTATTGGCAACGGGACCTTTTTCCGGTGGTTCGATGAATCCGGCATGCTCATTTGGTTCTGCACTGGTGAATGGAAGTTTTAAGAATCAAGCGGTTTATTGGGTTGGGCCGTTGATTGGTGGTGCAATAGCCGGGCTTGTTTATGACAATGTCGTGTTTCCGGTTACTTTCGTTCAACACTCGGCGGTTGATTCCGGCATCAATGATGGACATGGAACTAATAGTAATTCTGGGTTCTAA